The Pseudorhodobacter turbinis genome contains a region encoding:
- a CDS encoding DEAD/DEAH box helicase, protein MTTFSDLGLSPKLMAGLDNAGYTTPTPIQVQAIPYIMQGRDIMGLAQTGTGKTAAFGLPLLHRLLDIGHPPAPRTVRSLILAPTRELVSQISDNLTNYTKGTPVKVVMITGGASIFRQSEKLARGADVVVATPGRLIDLLDRKALTLEACGYLVLDEADQMLDMGFIHALRKIAQYIPLKRQTMLFSATMPKLIEDLAGTYLRDPVKVQVAPPGKPVERIEQSVHYTPQGDKAKLLESYLTEHKGEQALVFGRTKHGSEKLMKLLVSWGFKAGSIHGNKSQNQRDRTLTEFRNGELDVLVATDVAARGIDIPGVRHVYNYDLPNVPENYVHRIGRTARAGAEGRAIAFCAPAEMGELKDIEKMLKKPIAIIGGAPWGLADIKAAPKPPQRGARPPRGGGGQGKPRSGQGKPGAKPAGKPMRSVEGGHGTPKKAKRVGKPQGRTTAA, encoded by the coding sequence ATGACGACGTTTTCTGACTTGGGGCTTTCCCCTAAGCTTATGGCTGGCTTGGACAATGCCGGCTACACCACCCCCACACCGATTCAGGTGCAAGCCATTCCCTATATCATGCAGGGCCGCGACATCATGGGGCTGGCGCAAACCGGCACCGGCAAAACAGCGGCCTTCGGCCTGCCTTTACTGCACCGTTTGCTCGACATCGGCCACCCGCCCGCGCCGCGCACCGTGCGCAGCCTGATCTTGGCCCCGACACGCGAGCTGGTTTCCCAAATCTCGGACAACCTGACGAATTACACCAAAGGCACCCCGGTCAAGGTCGTGATGATCACCGGTGGCGCGTCCATCTTCCGCCAGTCGGAAAAGCTGGCACGCGGGGCCGATGTTGTGGTTGCAACCCCCGGCCGCCTTATCGACCTGCTTGATCGCAAGGCCCTCACGCTTGAGGCTTGCGGCTATCTGGTGCTGGATGAGGCCGACCAGATGCTTGACATGGGGTTCATCCATGCGCTGCGCAAAATCGCGCAATATATTCCGCTCAAGCGCCAAACCATGCTGTTTTCCGCGACCATGCCAAAACTGATCGAGGATCTGGCAGGCACCTATCTGCGCGATCCGGTCAAGGTACAGGTTGCACCACCCGGCAAACCCGTTGAACGGATTGAACAATCCGTCCATTACACTCCGCAGGGCGATAAGGCCAAACTGCTGGAAAGCTATCTGACGGAACATAAGGGCGAGCAGGCGCTGGTCTTTGGCCGCACCAAGCACGGCTCTGAAAAGCTGATGAAACTGCTGGTGAGCTGGGGTTTCAAGGCTGGTTCCATCCACGGCAACAAATCGCAAAACCAACGTGACCGCACACTGACAGAATTCCGCAATGGTGAGCTGGACGTGCTGGTCGCCACAGATGTTGCTGCGCGCGGGATCGATATTCCCGGTGTGCGCCATGTCTATAACTACGACCTGCCGAATGTGCCGGAAAACTATGTTCACCGTATTGGCCGGACTGCGCGGGCGGGTGCCGAAGGCCGCGCCATTGCGTTCTGCGCCCCCGCTGAAATGGGTGAATTGAAAGACATCGAAAAGATGCTGAAAAAGCCGATTGCAATCATCGGTGGCGCCCCTTGGGGGCTTGCGGACATCAAAGCCGCGCCCAAACCACCACAGCGCGGCGCACGTCCACCACGCGGCGGTGGCGGGCAGGGCAAACCACGTTCCGGGCAAGGTAAACCCGGTGCGAAACCCGCGGGAAAACCAATGCGCAGCGTTGAAGGCGGTCACGGCACACCCAAGAAAGCAAAGCGCGTGGGCAAGCCGCAGGGCCGCACAACCGCAGCCTAA
- a CDS encoding ABC transporter permease has protein sequence MTKQNAQQPDSLWRGLPRFRLPDFWSVGAGLIAVLVLVPVVSVIWLAFHPAENIWPHLMSTVLPRYLGNTFFMMGGVGVLTAIVGTGAAWLVAMYRFPGSRWLDYALLFPLAIPGYVGAYALVDFFDYSGVVQTAMRASFGWENARDYWFPAIRTRQMAVVVLSAALYPYVYLLARAAFREQSNCTYEVARALGAGPLAVFWRVGLPLARPAIAMGVALALMETVADFGTVEHFGVQTLTTGIFSVWLNGGNAGGAAQISLVILALVVGLLMVERVSRRNARFHRMSRATRPLAPQHLKGARAWTATAACLVPFGVGFVLPVAVMLGHAVKHPEAWVSKGLVQALANTIFVGGAAAALTVGAAIFLVYGVRLAGRGLPRMVLPLTSVGYAAPGTVLAVGLLIPLAALDHRVADAILAVTGTDPGLLLTGTAAALVIAYMVRFFGIAQGAVDSAFGRVSPSLPLAARSLGRGPSGTLVSVYIPLMRGSVATALLVVFVDCVKELPATLLLRPFNYNTLATRVYEQASLERLGDAAPAALLVMLVGLAAVWVMAHTNRA, from the coding sequence ATGACCAAGCAAAACGCTCAACAACCCGACTCACTGTGGCGTGGATTGCCGCGGTTTCGTCTGCCGGATTTTTGGTCCGTGGGGGCGGGATTGATTGCGGTTTTGGTGCTGGTGCCGGTGGTCTCGGTGATCTGGCTGGCCTTTCATCCGGCAGAAAATATCTGGCCGCATTTGATGTCTACGGTGCTGCCGCGCTATTTGGGCAATACCTTTTTCATGATGGGGGGCGTTGGCGTGCTGACGGCGATTGTCGGCACGGGGGCGGCCTGGCTGGTGGCGATGTACCGCTTTCCGGGCAGCCGCTGGCTGGATTATGCGCTGCTGTTTCCGCTGGCGATTCCGGGCTATGTCGGGGCCTATGCATTGGTGGATTTCTTTGATTACTCCGGTGTGGTGCAAACCGCGATGCGGGCCAGCTTTGGCTGGGAAAACGCGCGCGATTACTGGTTTCCGGCGATCCGCACGCGGCAAATGGCGGTGGTTGTGCTGTCGGCAGCGCTTTATCCTTATGTCTATCTGCTGGCGCGCGCCGCCTTTCGCGAGCAGTCAAATTGCACCTATGAGGTTGCCCGCGCGCTTGGCGCTGGCCCCTTGGCTGTGTTTTGGCGGGTGGGCCTGCCTTTGGCACGGCCCGCAATTGCCATGGGTGTGGCGCTGGCCCTGATGGAGACTGTGGCAGATTTCGGTACGGTGGAGCATTTCGGCGTGCAAACCCTGACCACGGGGATTTTCTCGGTCTGGTTGAATGGCGGTAATGCGGGCGGTGCTGCGCAAATCTCTTTGGTTATTCTGGCGCTGGTCGTAGGGCTTTTGATGGTAGAGCGGGTGAGCCGCCGCAATGCGCGTTTTCACCGGATGTCACGCGCCACGCGCCCGCTTGCGCCGCAGCACTTAAAGGGGGCACGCGCTTGGACCGCGACGGCGGCCTGCCTTGTGCCGTTCGGCGTGGGTTTTGTGCTGCCGGTGGCGGTGATGCTTGGCCATGCCGTCAAACACCCCGAGGCATGGGTTTCCAAAGGGTTGGTGCAGGCCTTGGCCAATACGATTTTCGTCGGCGGTGCTGCGGCGGCCCTGACGGTCGGGGCGGCGATCTTTTTGGTTTACGGCGTGCGCTTGGCGGGGCGAGGCTTGCCACGCATGGTATTGCCGCTGACGTCGGTGGGTTACGCCGCACCGGGGACGGTGCTTGCGGTGGGGCTGCTGATCCCGCTTGCGGCCTTGGATCACCGTGTGGCCGATGCGATTTTGGCGGTGACGGGCACCGATCCGGGGTTGTTGCTGACGGGAACTGCGGCGGCTTTGGTCATCGCCTATATGGTGCGGTTTTTCGGGATCGCGCAGGGGGCCGTGGATTCGGCCTTTGGCCGTGTGTCGCCTTCGCTTCCCTTGGCAGCGCGCTCTTTGGGGCGTGGGCCATCGGGGACTTTGGTGTCGGTCTATATCCCCTTGATGCGCGGTTCTGTGGCGACGGCGCTTTTGGTGGTTTTCGTTGATTGCGTCAAAGAGCTGCCCGCGACTTTGCTTCTGCGCCCCTTCAATTACAACACCCTTGCCACCCGCGTTTACGAACAAGCGAGTTTGGAACGTTTGGGCGATGCTGCACCGGCGGCCTTGTTGGTGATGCTGGTGGGCCTCGCGGCGGTATGGGTGATGGCCCATACCAACCGCGCTTAA
- a CDS encoding D-2-hydroxyacid dehydrogenase family protein: MKVHILDDWFDTLRGLPCFAKLKGHDVTVWNAHFRSTDLLAEKLGQAETLVLFRERTPITADLLHRLPNLKLISQRSVYPHVDVPACTAQGVLLCSNMKADGHSVAAAELTWALMLACARQLTAQNASIKAGQWQMGVGQSLAGRRLGLYGYGRIARAVAGYARAFGMEVVWWASEQGRARALADGETVAESRAAFFAESDFISLHVRMKPETKGIITAADLTLMKPSASFINTSRAGLVERGALLTAMHAGRPGRAGIDVFETEPLTDANDPLVHHPNVIATPHIGFVTEDELDSQFADIFDQINAYTSGAPIHMINPEVWR, from the coding sequence ATGAAAGTCCATATTCTCGACGATTGGTTTGATACCCTACGCGGCTTGCCCTGCTTTGCCAAGCTAAAGGGCCATGACGTCACGGTCTGGAACGCCCATTTCCGATCCACGGATTTGCTGGCCGAAAAACTGGGACAGGCCGAGACCTTGGTGCTGTTTCGTGAACGCACCCCGATCACTGCCGATCTGTTGCACCGCCTGCCTAACCTCAAGCTTATCAGCCAGCGCAGCGTTTACCCGCATGTTGATGTGCCCGCCTGCACGGCACAGGGCGTGTTGCTGTGTTCCAACATGAAGGCCGACGGTCATTCGGTCGCCGCGGCAGAGCTGACCTGGGCGCTGATGCTGGCCTGCGCGCGGCAACTGACCGCGCAGAATGCCTCGATCAAGGCGGGCCAATGGCAAATGGGCGTTGGCCAATCGCTGGCCGGGCGTCGCTTGGGGCTTTACGGTTACGGGCGCATCGCGCGGGCCGTGGCTGGCTATGCCCGCGCCTTCGGGATGGAGGTGGTCTGGTGGGCCTCCGAACAGGGGCGCGCACGGGCCTTGGCCGATGGTGAGACCGTGGCCGAAAGCCGCGCGGCCTTTTTCGCTGAAAGCGATTTCATAAGCCTCCACGTCCGCATGAAGCCCGAAACCAAAGGCATTATCACCGCAGCCGATCTGACCCTGATGAAGCCGAGCGCCAGCTTTATCAACACCTCACGCGCAGGATTGGTGGAGCGGGGCGCCCTGCTGACCGCGATGCACGCCGGACGGCCGGGACGTGCAGGTATCGATGTGTTTGAGACTGAACCCCTGACCGATGCAAACGACCCGCTCGTCCACCACCCGAATGTCATCGCCACCCCTCATATCGGCTTTGTCACCGAGGATGAGCTGGACAGCCAGTTTGCGGATATCTTTGACCAGATCAACGCCTATACCAGCGGCGCGCCGATCCATATGATCAACCCCGAGGTCTGGCGTTAA
- a CDS encoding AbrB family transcriptional regulator, whose translation MVTLPPLARTAGTLILAALGTAIFSILGLPLPFLFGPMLACLIAALLGVPLRGTGQVAVGARTILGVAVGASITPDLITLLPQMALSVALIPLYVLCIGLVGVPFFRRICGFDPVTAYYAAMPGGLQDMVIFGTEAGGDGRALSLIHATRVLIIVSVAPILLTQAFDTPLTQPIGAPIIGMDLSQIGLMIIAALVGWKGGERLGLFGASILGPMIVTAALSLAGLITVRPPAEAILAAQYFIGIGIGVGYVGVTLTELRKVVLAGIAYVILLALLAVAFTEFVVLSGLAGPVEGFLAFAPGGQAEMTVLAIVAGADLGFVIVHHLTRIVLVITAAPIVARYMKF comes from the coding sequence ATGGTCACCCTTCCGCCCCTCGCCCGCACGGCAGGCACCTTGATACTGGCGGCCCTCGGCACCGCGATTTTCAGCATTCTTGGCTTGCCGTTGCCGTTTTTGTTCGGGCCGATGCTTGCCTGCCTGATCGCGGCGCTTTTGGGGGTGCCCTTGCGCGGTACCGGGCAGGTTGCGGTCGGGGCGCGCACCATTCTGGGGGTGGCGGTCGGGGCCTCTATCACACCCGATCTGATCACCCTGCTGCCGCAGATGGCGCTATCAGTAGCCCTGATCCCGCTTTATGTGCTGTGCATCGGGCTGGTGGGGGTCCCGTTCTTTCGCCGCATCTGCGGGTTTGATCCGGTAACAGCCTATTACGCGGCGATGCCCGGCGGGCTGCAAGATATGGTGATCTTTGGCACAGAGGCGGGGGGCGATGGCCGTGCGCTGTCATTGATCCATGCCACGCGGGTTCTGATTATCGTCAGCGTCGCGCCGATCCTGCTGACACAAGCCTTTGATACCCCCCTCACCCAACCCATCGGGGCGCCGATCATCGGTATGGACCTGAGCCAGATCGGGTTGATGATCATCGCCGCCCTTGTCGGCTGGAAGGGTGGAGAGCGGCTTGGCCTCTTCGGGGCCTCTATCCTTGGGCCGATGATCGTGACCGCCGCCCTGTCGCTTGCGGGATTGATCACGGTGCGCCCCCCTGCCGAGGCGATCCTTGCCGCGCAATATTTCATCGGCATCGGCATCGGGGTCGGCTATGTTGGTGTGACCCTGACCGAGTTGCGCAAGGTTGTGCTGGCGGGCATCGCCTATGTCATTCTGCTGGCCTTGCTGGCGGTTGCCTTTACCGAATTTGTCGTGCTGAGCGGACTTGCGGGGCCGGTAGAGGGCTTCCTTGCCTTTGCGCCGGGCGGGCAGGCCGAAATGACGGTTCTGGCGATTGTTGCGGGGGCGGATCTGGGCTTTGTGATCGTCCACCACCTGACGCGCATCGTCTTGGTTATCACCGCAGCCCCCATCGTGGCGCGCTATATGAAGTTCTGA
- a CDS encoding GntR family transcriptional regulator produces the protein MAINPSPVRDLSQGQDAYHRLIAEIRSGALGPGDRLTETDLAERLGISRTPVREAIRALEADGLVVHVPRVGASIRRLTYSEVTELYEMRAVLEGTAARLAARTASDVELAELQMISDEMALTPAEAPRLYALNRQFHATLLDAARNRFLLEAVAGLEKTLLILGPTTMEDANRARQAQAEHEAILEALHARDAERAETLMRAHINAAHAMRLRQFRSEEQGNQPL, from the coding sequence GTGGCCATTAACCCATCGCCAGTTCGGGACCTTAGTCAAGGTCAGGACGCGTACCATCGGCTGATTGCCGAAATCCGTTCGGGGGCGCTTGGCCCCGGCGACCGGTTGACAGAAACCGATCTGGCAGAGCGTTTGGGCATCAGCCGCACCCCCGTGCGTGAGGCGATCCGCGCCCTAGAGGCGGACGGCTTGGTGGTGCATGTGCCGCGAGTCGGGGCCAGCATCCGCCGGTTGACCTATTCCGAGGTGACAGAGCTTTATGAGATGCGCGCCGTGCTTGAAGGCACCGCGGCCCGTTTAGCGGCCCGTACCGCGTCGGATGTGGAGTTGGCCGAGCTGCAGATGATCTCGGATGAGATGGCGCTGACCCCGGCCGAAGCCCCCCGCCTTTACGCCCTGAACCGTCAGTTCCACGCCACGCTTCTGGATGCTGCCCGCAACCGCTTTTTGTTGGAGGCAGTCGCGGGGCTGGAGAAAACGCTGCTTATTCTTGGCCCCACCACGATGGAGGACGCTAATCGCGCGCGTCAGGCGCAGGCCGAGCATGAGGCGATACTGGAGGCACTTCATGCGCGCGATGCCGAACGTGCGGAAACCCTGATGCGCGCCCATATCAACGCGGCCCATGCCATGCGCCTACGCCAGTTTCGATCAGAAGAACAAGGAAACCAGCCACTATGA